Proteins encoded by one window of Aspergillus puulaauensis MK2 DNA, chromosome 4, nearly complete sequence:
- the rpt4 gene encoding proteasome regulatory particle base subunit RPT4 (COG:O;~EggNog:ENOG410PG6Y;~InterPro:IPR041569,IPR003960,IPR003959,IPR027417, IPR003593,IPR032501,IPR005937;~PFAM:PF16450,PF00004,PF17862,PF07728,PF07724;~go_component: GO:0005737 - cytoplasm [Evidence IEA];~go_function: GO:0005524 - ATP binding [Evidence IEA];~go_function: GO:0016787 - hydrolase activity [Evidence IEA];~go_function: GO:0016887 - ATPase activity [Evidence IEA];~go_process: GO:0030163 - protein catabolic process [Evidence IEA]) — translation MNGAADPEREQALEDYKRSLLDLREWEAKLKTLRMGIKDLQREFDISEENIKALQSVGQIIGEVLKQLDEERFIVKASSGPRYVVGCRSKVDRAKLKQGTRVALDMTTLTIMRMLPREVDPMVYNMSLEDPGQINFAGIGGLNDQIRELREVIELPLKNPELFQRVGIKPPKGVLLYGPPGTGKTLLARAVASSIETNFLKVVSSAIVDKYIGESARLIREMFGYAKEHEPCIIFMDEIDAIGGRRFSEGTSADREIQRTLMELLNQLDGFDYLGKTKIIMATNRPDTLDPALLRAGRLDRKIEIPLPNEVGRLEILKIHTSTVQMEGDIDFESVVKMSDGLNGADLRNVVTEAGLFAIKDYRDAINQDDFNRAVRKVAEAKKLEGKLEYQKL, via the exons ATGAACGGCGCCGCTGATCCCGAGAGGGagcaggcgctggaggaTTACAAGCGGAGCCTACTGGACCTCCGGGAATGGGAGGCCAAGCTCAAGACGCTTCGTATGGGCATCAAAGACTTACAGAGGGAGTTTGATATCTCGGAGGAAAATATCAAGGCCCTGCAAAGTGTCGGTCAGATCATCGGAGAAGTGCTGAAGCAACTTGATGAGGAGCGAT TCATTGTCAAGGCCTCGTCCGGACCCAGATATGTTGTCGGCTGCCGTTCGAAAGTTGACAGGGCGAAGTTGAAGCAAGGTACTCGTGTTGCTCTGGATATGACGACTCTCACCATCATGAGGATGCTACCGAGGGAGGTTGATCCGATGGTGTATAACATGTCTTTGGAGGACCCAGGACAGATCAACTTTGCTGGAATCGGTGGTCTCAATGATCAGATTCGTGAGCTACGTGAAGTGATTGAGTTGCCACTGAAGAACCCTGAGCTTTTCCAACGAGTTGGAATCAAACCGCCCAAGGGTGTGTTGCTATATGGAcctccaggaacaggaaagaCGCTTCTAGCGCGTGCCGTGGCAAGCTCTATAGAGACCAACTTCTTGAAAG TTGTCTCATCTGCCATCGTTGATAAATACATTGGTGAATCTGCACGGTTAATCCGAGAAATGTTTGGTTACGCCAAGGAACACGAACCCTGTATCATCTTCATGGACGAAATCGATGCTATCGGTGGCCGACGATTTTCTGAAGGTACTTCGGCAGATCGTGAAATTCAGCGAACATTGATGGAGCTTCTCAACCAGTTGGATGGTTTCGACTACTTAGGAAAGACGAAGATTATTATGGCTACGAATCGACCTGACACACTTGACCCTGCCCTGCTCCGCGCTGGTCGCCTGGACCGGAAGATCGAGATTCCCCTGCCTAACGAGGTTGGCCGCCTTGAGATCTTGAAAATTCACACCAGCACTGTCCAAATGGAAGGTGACATTGATTTCGAAAGCGTTGTGAAGATGAGCGATGGATTGAACGGTGCTGATCTTCGCAATGTTGTCACGGAAGC GGGCTTGTTTGCCATTAAGGACTATCGAGATGCGATCAACCAAGATGACTTCAACAGGGCCGTTCGTAAGGTGGCCGAAGCGAAGAAGTTGGAAGGCAAACTCGAATACCAGAAGCTGTAG
- the MNS1 gene encoding glycoside hydrolase family 47 protein (CAZy:GH47;~COG:G;~EggNog:ENOG410PFVB;~InterPro:IPR036026,IPR012341,IPR001382;~PFAM:PF01532;~TransMembrane:1 (i83-100o);~go_component: GO:0016020 - membrane [Evidence IEA];~go_function: GO:0004571 - mannosyl-oligosaccharide 1,2-alpha-mannosidase activity [Evidence IEA];~go_function: GO:0005509 - calcium ion binding [Evidence IEA];~go_process: GO:0005975 - carbohydrate metabolic process [Evidence IEA]), whose amino-acid sequence MSFPNPNGSPAYTPSRSPSDKYWQASRSPGPSGGLGGYGFSQPAGVANNLNNFFSGDRTLPMYKDKPFFAPRRTGPRLRRRRVFQGVILLVVLFCLWYVITGPNNPNRSPWTLDTKKGEKLYKWVKSLESEQPYDGTPLKNVDWDARREKVRDAFIVSWDGYEQYAWGFDEYFPVTKKAKNMVKGGMGWQIVDALDTLMIMNLTSRVQHARTWIHNSLEYNQDHDVNTFETTIRMLGGLLSAHYLSTEYPNLAPITDDDIGSPGEDLYIEKATDLAERLMGAFDSGSGIPYASVNLNKSTGIPAHSGGGASSTAEATTVQLEFKYLAKLTGEAEYWRIVEKVMQVVDENHSPDGLVPIYLHPDTGNFRGSNIRLGSRGDSYYEYLIKQYLQTSEDIYKDMWQEALVGIRKHLITYSKNARLTVLGERQSGLDGDLTPKMDHLVCFLPGTIALGATGGVPLSEAKKSPEWTRRHDEEILLAKELTKTCWATYLATKTGLAGEISYFEIDTPHVSELDQYPDSTIATGTNQKAADKDLPLKSQPLYPLANSQSTHNSWREDIIIRSNDRHNLQRPETVESLLYMYRITGDETYRHWGWEMFKSFVKHSAVVEKSSHYETESGDATTYRIISFNSLSNVNTLPAPHRDNMESFWMAETLKYFYLLFSDRDFLPLEENVFNTEAHPMPRFKPTGELKTGWARTKAPV is encoded by the exons ATGTCTTTCCCGAACCCGAACGGCAGTCCTGCATACACTCCCTCGCGCTCTCCCTCAGACAAATACTGGCAGGCAAGCCGCAGCCCCGGGCCAAGCGGAGGACTGGGGGGTTACGGATTCTCGCAACCAGCTGGAGTCGCGAATAACCTGAACAATTTCTTTTCCGGCGACCGAACGCTTCCAATGTACAAGGATAAACCATTTTTTGCGCCGCGGCGGACGGGCCCAAGACTTCGACGGAGAAGGGTCTTCCAAGGCGTCATCCTTCTGGTTGTGCTGTTTTGTCTCTGGTACGTCATTACAGGGCCCAATAACCCCAATCGGTCGCCGTGGACGTTAGATACGAAGAAGGGTGAGAAGCTATACAAGTGGGTTAAGAGCTTGGAATCGGAACAGCCTTATGATGGCACACCATTGAAGAACGTCGATTGGGATGCGCGACGGGAGAAGGTTCGGGATGCGTTTATTGTCAGCTGGGATGGTTACGAGCAGTATGCTTGGG GCTTCGACGAGTATTTCCCAGTTACCAAGAAGGCTAAAAACATGGTCAAGGGTGGAATGGGCTGGCAAATAGTGGATGCGTTGGACACGCTGATGATCATGAACCTCACGTCGCGTGTACAGCATGCGCGCACATGGATCCACAACTCGCTGGAATATAACCAAGACCATGATGTGAACACCTTCGAAACGACTATACGCATGCTTGGCGGCCTTCTCTCCGCCCATTATCTCTCTACAGAATACCCCAATCTCGCGCCCATTACTGACGATGACATTGGATCACCGGGCGAGGATCTATACATCGAAAAGGCTACCGATCTTGCAGAGAGACTCATGGGCGCTTTTGATTCAGGCTCGGGAATTCCATATGCCAGCGTCAACCTCAATAAGTCCACTGGTATCCCAGCGCACTCTGGCGGTGGCGCTTCGTCTACGGCTGAGGCAACCACGGTGCAACTCGAGTTCAAGTACTTGGCCAAGTTGACAGGGGAGGCTGAGTACTGGCGCATTGTAGAAAAGGTGATGCAAGTGGTTGATGAGAATCACAGCCCTGACGGACTTGTTCCCATCTACCTTCACCCGGACACAGGCAATTTCAGGGGATCCAATATCCGCCTCGGTAGTAGGGGCGACTCCTATTATG AATACCTTATTAAGCAATACCTCCAGACATCAGaggatatttataaagatatgTGGCAGGAGGCGCTTGTCGGGATCCGCAAACACCTCATTACTTATTCAAAGAATGCCCGATTGACCGTGCTGGGCGAGCGACAAAGCGGCCTTGACGGCGACCTTACTCCCAAAATGGACCACctcgtctgcttcctcccaGGGACAATTGCCCTTGGAGCCACAGGAGGTGTCCCGCTCTCTGAGGCTAAAAAATCGCCTGAGTGGACGCGCCGACACGACGAGGAAatcctcctcgccaaagAACTAACGAAGACCTGCTGGGCAACATACCTAGCCACAAAGACGGGGCTTGCTGGCGAAATCTCGTACTTCGAAATCGATACACCACACGTCTCGGAACTAGATCAATACCCCGATTCTACAATCGCCACGGGAACAAACCAAAAGGCAGCCGATAAAGACCTCCCTCTCAAGTCGCAGCCCCTCTACCCTCTTGCGAATTCTCAATCGACTCACAATTCCTGGCGTGAGGACATCATTATCCGCAGCAACGACAGGCACAATCTCCAGCGCCCTGAAACTGTCGAGTCTCTACTTTACATGTACCGCATTACCGGTGACGAAACCTATCGCCATTGGGGATGGGAGATGTTCAAGTCATTCGTCAAACACAGCGccgttgttgagaaatccTCCCACTACGAAACCGAGTCCGGAGACGCGACAACGTACCGGATCATAAGCTTCAACTCGCTCTCGAATGTGAATACACTTCCCGCTCCTCACCGGGACAACATGGAAAGCTTTTGGATGGCAGAGACACTGAAGTACTTCTATCTTCTGTTTTCGGATCGCGACTTCCTTCCGCTTGAGGAGAATGTGTTCAATACGGAGGCTCACCCGATGCCGCGCTTCAAACCGACTGGGGAGTTGAAGACTGGCTGGGCGAGGACTAAGGCGCCTGTATAA
- a CDS encoding M20 family metallopeptidase (COG:E;~EggNog:ENOG410PH1I;~InterPro:IPR001261,IPR002933,IPR011650,IPR036264;~MEROPS:MER0026479;~PFAM:PF01546,PF07687;~SECRETED:SignalP(1-17);~go_function: GO:0016787 - hydrolase activity [Evidence IEA]), with protein MKLSLLTALGITSLTAGAIIEQQSLLFSQPALTAESLIDSSPFLSLHRDLVSIPSVSGNESAVGEFLASYLKSHNFNVIKQPVPGRTSRFNVFAYPSSSASKPSILLTSHIDTVPPFIPYSATENDDGDIVISGRGCDDAKGSVAAQVFAALETLKENPSAPLGLLFVVDEEVGGAGMRAFSSNKTFNPPPHSPSDLVGAGYKTVIFGEPTNLDLVSGHKGMLSFHIHAKGKSSHSGYPWLGESALSAILPALSVVDKLGDTPVEEGGLPASDKYGRTTVNIGRVEAGVAANVVPATASANVAVRLAAGLPEDAVEIVLKAVANATNDNPHVSVEFAQGPGGGVGGYAPQDLDSDVPGFGVTTVNYGTDVPNLKVYKGSDVKRYLYGPGSIFVAHGDHESITVAQLEKAVNGYRRLIDAALDRL; from the coding sequence ATGAAGCTATCTCTCCTCACTGCTCTAGGCATCACTAGCCTTACAGCTGGCGCAATTATAGAGCAGCAATCCCTGCTCTTTTCCCAGCCAGCTCTCACTGCAGAGTCTCTGATCGActcctcccccttcctctccctccaccGAGACCTCGTCTCAATTCCCTCCGTTTCAGGAAATGAGTCCGCCGTCGGCGAGTTCTTAGCCTCGTATCTCAAATCCCACAATTTCAATGTGATCAAGCAGCCCGTCCCGGGACGCACATCCCGATTCAACGTCTTCGCATAcccatcttcctccgcctcaaaGCCGTCCATCCTCCTAACAAGCCACATTGACACCGTCCCGCCCTTCATCCCATACTCTGCCACCGAAAATGACGATGGAGACATCGTCATCTCCGGCCGCGGTTGTGACGACGCAAAGGGCAGCGTCGCAGCACAAGTGTTTGCCGCGCTCGAAACGCTCAAGGAAAACCCCTCCGCCCCGCTaggcctcctcttcgtcgtcgacgaagaagtcggcggcgcaggcatgcgcgccttctcctcaaacaAAACCTTCAACCCACCGCCGCACAGTCCCTCCgatctcgtcggcgccgggTACAAGACGGTTATATTCGGCGAACCGACCAACCTCGACCTCGTCTCGGGACACAAGGGCATGCTGAGCTTCCACATCCACGCGAAGGGCAAGTCGTCGCACTCTGGGTATCCCTGGCTTGGGGAGAGTGCGCTTAGCGCTATCCTCCCCGCGCTCTCGGTCGTCGATAAACTAGGCGATACAcctgttgaagaaggcgggtTGCCTGCAAGCGACAAGTACGGCCGGACAACAGTGAACATCGGCCGAGTTGAGGCCGGTGTAGCGGCGAATGTTGTTCCCGCGACGGCGTCCGCGAATGTAGCTGTCCGCCTTGCAGCGGGCTTACCTGAGGACGCAGTGGAGATTGTGTTGAAGGCCGTGGCGAATGCAACGAACGACAACCCCCATGTCTCTGTGGAGTTTGCGCAAGGgcccggtggtggtgttggtgggTATGCGCCGCAGGATCTAGATTCCGATGTTCCTGGGTTCGGTGTTACGACTGTGAATTACGGCACTGATGTGCCGAACTTGAAGGTCTACAAGGGGAGTGATGTAAAGCGGTATCTTTATGGGCCGGGGAGTATTTTCGTTGCTCATGGAGATCATGAGTCAATTACGGTTGCGCAGTTGGAGAAAGCCGTGAATGGGTATCGGAGATTGATTGATGCTGCGTTGGATCGTCTTTGa